A genomic segment from Planktothrix serta PCC 8927 encodes:
- a CDS encoding PAS domain-containing sensor histidine kinase, producing the protein MMLEEKLSPESITDQVNSLFPEVETWKNTTIDLKVWHDKQKNKSSHPVDIPETPIERREIFEAIAEATPIPIIISRLSDGLVLYANAMSSALFNFSLNQIKTIKTLDFYSLPLDRQKLIEKILAEGYVHNYELQVKKTDGTPLWVMGSFQILLFQGERAILSIFHNITERKKAEQALQASTERLYRQNIALRDLSREQTRNCDHLDVAIRQITETATETLEVDRVSVWLHSGIRYSLLDIEQSSELSPAFGDEVWVKQNALEWICLDLYERQSHHHSLEESSIIEHHLPPGSTRFNSKPSPLANSSLFPLDLSTEYLSLSSDFLPPQFLLHHLPTSHNNRLDVPIWLGGKIIGFICVEYPINQQECSLEDRTFIDSLANLVALAIERFERRKAEQAVAQVKAELEIRVKKRTTELQEAVQQLRSEMVERLKVEAILQTALEQAQTASQAKSTFLANMSHELRTPLHAIIGFSDLLLEEVVDLEINDLVPDVQKIRQSGSHLLTMINEILDLCKIEAGQMPLDLETFEIASLIHEVVTSLEALTEQNQNTVEICCKNNLDLMEGDITKIRQIFYNLLSNALKFTRKGQITLTVNRERNGDLDWICFQVKDTGIGISLEQQQTLFEAFTQADSSFSRQYGGTGLGLTVTHHYCKMMGGQIKVCSQLGVGSTFTVYLPTSISLISEK; encoded by the coding sequence ATGATGCTAGAAGAAAAACTGTCTCCAGAATCCATTACGGATCAAGTTAACTCCCTATTTCCAGAAGTTGAAACTTGGAAAAATACAACCATTGACCTTAAAGTTTGGCACGATAAACAAAAAAATAAGTCATCCCATCCTGTGGATATTCCCGAAACCCCAATTGAACGACGAGAAATTTTTGAAGCGATCGCCGAAGCGACTCCCATTCCGATCATTATTAGTCGCTTATCTGATGGCTTAGTATTATATGCGAATGCCATGTCCAGTGCTTTATTTAATTTTTCGCTCAATCAAATCAAAACGATCAAAACTCTTGACTTTTATTCCCTTCCTTTAGATCGACAAAAATTAATTGAAAAAATCCTAGCGGAAGGTTATGTTCATAACTATGAATTGCAAGTTAAAAAAACCGATGGAACTCCCCTTTGGGTAATGGGTTCTTTTCAAATTTTACTGTTTCAAGGAGAACGAGCTATTCTCTCGATTTTCCATAATATTACGGAGCGAAAAAAAGCTGAACAAGCGTTACAAGCCAGTACAGAACGTCTGTATCGTCAGAATATTGCCCTGCGGGATTTAAGTCGAGAACAAACCCGCAATTGTGATCATTTAGATGTTGCAATTCGCCAAATTACAGAAACCGCCACCGAAACTTTAGAAGTGGATCGAGTCAGTGTTTGGCTGCACAGTGGCATTCGTTATTCTCTATTAGATATAGAACAATCTTCTGAGTTAAGTCCTGCTTTTGGAGATGAAGTTTGGGTCAAACAGAATGCTTTAGAATGGATCTGTTTAGACTTGTATGAACGTCAAAGCCATCACCATTCCCTCGAAGAATCATCTATTATTGAACATCATCTTCCCCCTGGCTCTACTCGGTTTAATTCTAAACCCTCCCCTTTGGCAAACTCTAGTTTATTTCCCCTGGATTTATCAACAGAATATTTATCCTTATCTTCTGACTTTTTACCTCCCCAATTTCTACTGCATCATCTTCCCACCTCCCACAATAACCGTTTAGATGTACCGATTTGGTTAGGAGGAAAAATTATTGGGTTTATTTGTGTAGAATATCCCATTAATCAGCAGGAATGTAGTCTGGAAGATCGGACATTTATTGATTCCTTAGCGAATTTAGTTGCTTTAGCTATTGAACGGTTTGAACGGCGAAAAGCTGAACAAGCAGTAGCTCAAGTCAAGGCTGAACTTGAAATTAGAGTTAAAAAACGCACGACAGAATTACAAGAAGCTGTTCAACAATTGCGCTCTGAAATGGTAGAACGGTTAAAAGTGGAGGCTATTTTACAAACGGCTTTAGAGCAAGCTCAAACGGCTTCCCAAGCTAAAAGTACGTTTTTAGCGAATATGAGTCATGAGTTACGAACACCGTTACACGCCATTATTGGTTTTAGTGATTTATTACTCGAAGAAGTCGTAGATCTTGAAATTAATGACTTAGTACCCGATGTCCAAAAAATTCGTCAATCCGGTTCCCATTTACTGACCATGATTAATGAAATTTTGGATTTATGCAAAATTGAAGCCGGACAGATGCCTTTGGATTTAGAAACCTTTGAAATCGCCAGTTTAATTCATGAAGTCGTCACATCTTTAGAAGCGCTTACGGAACAAAATCAGAATACGGTTGAAATTTGTTGTAAAAACAATTTAGATCTGATGGAGGGCGATATTACTAAAATTCGACAAATTTTTTACAATTTGCTCAGTAATGCTTTAAAATTCACCCGAAAAGGTCAAATTACCCTAACCGTGAACCGAGAACGGAATGGAGACTTAGATTGGATTTGTTTTCAAGTTAAAGACACCGGAATTGGGATTTCCTTAGAACAACAGCAAACTTTATTTGAAGCCTTTACTCAAGCCGATAGTTCCTTCTCTCGTCAATATGGCGGTACAGGTTTAGGCTTAACCGTAACCCACCATTATTGCAAAATGATGGGAGGACAAATTAAAGTTTGTAGTCAACTGGGAGTGGGTTCTACATTTACCGTTTATCTACCGACTTCCATCTCCTTAATCTCGGAAAAATAA